In one window of Drosophila mauritiana strain mau12 chromosome X, ASM438214v1, whole genome shotgun sequence DNA:
- the LOC117147606 gene encoding uncharacterized protein LOC117147606 isoform X2: MDQFQTSLNPRKLELLESRITGVRMSPGAHLQMSPQNTSSLSQHHPHQQQQLQPPQQQQQHFPNHHSAQQQSQQQQQQQEQQNPQQQAQQQQQILPHQHLQHLHKHPHQLQLHQQQQQQLHQQQQQHFHQQSLQGLHQGSSNPDSNMSTGSSHSEKDVNDMLSGGAATPGAAAAAIQQQHPAFAPTLGMQQPPPPPPQHSNNGGEMGYLSAGTTTTTSVLTVGKPRTPAERKRKRKMPPCATSADEAGSGGGSGGAGATVVNNSSLKGKSLAFRDMPKVNMSLNLGDRLGGSAGSGVGAGGAGSGGGGAGSGSGSGGGKSARLMLPVNDNKKINDYFNKQQTGVGVGVVGGAGGNTAGLRGSHTGGGSKSPSSAQQQQQQQQTAAQQQGSGVATGGSAGGSAGNQVQVQTSSAYALYPPASPQTQTSQQQQQQQPGSDFHYVNSSKAQQQQQRQQQQTSNQMVPPHVVVGLGGHPLSLASIQQQTPLSQQQQQQQQQQQQQQLGPPTTSTASVVPTHPHQLGSLGVVGMVGVGVGVGVGVNVGVGPPLPPPPPMAMPAAIITYSKATQTEVSLHELQEREAEHESGKVKLDEMTRLSDEQKSQIVGNQKTIDQHKCHIAKCIDVVKKLLKEKSSIEKKEARQKCMQNRLRLGQFVTQRVGATFQENWTDGYAFQELSRRQEEITAEREEIDRQKKQLMKKRPAESGRKRNNNSNQNNQQQQQQQHQQQQQQQNSNSNDSTQLTSGVVTGPGSDRVSVSVDSGLSGNNAGAIGGGTVGGGVGGGGVGGGGVGGGGGRGLSRSNSTQANQAQLLHNGGGGSGGNVGNSGGVGDRLSDRGGGGGGLGGNDSGSCSDSGTFLKPDPVSGAYTAQEYYEYDEILKLRQNALKKEDADLQLEMEKLERERNLHIRELKRILNEDQSRFNNHPVLNDRYLLLMLLGKGGFSEVHKAFDLKEQRYVACKVHQLNKDWKEDKKANYIKHALREYNIHKALDHPRVVKLYDVFEIDANSFCTVLEYCDGHDLDFYLKQHKTIPEREARSIIMQVVSALKYLNEIKPPVIHYDLKPGNILLTEGNVCGEIKITDFGLSKVMDDENYNPDHGMDLTSQGAGTYWYLPPECFVVGKNPPKISSKVDVWSVGVIFYQCLYGKKPFGHNQSQATILEENTILKATEVQFSNKPTVSNEAKSFIRGCLAYRKEDRMDVFALARHEYIQPPIPKHGRGSLNQQQQAQQQQQQQQQQQQQQSSTSQANSTGQTSFSAHMFGNMNQSSSS; this comes from the exons ATGTCCCCCGGCGCCCATTTGCAGATGTCCCCGCAGAACACTTCGTCCCTAAGTCAACACCATCCACATCAACAGCAACAGTTACAACccccacagcagcaacaacagcattTCCCTAACCATCACAGCGCccagcagcagtcgcagcagcagcagcagcaacaggagcaaCAGAATCCCCAGCAGCAggcgcaacagcagcagcagatacTCCCACATCAACATTTGCAGCACCTGCACAAGCATCCGCATCAGCTGCAActgcatcagcagcagcaacaacaactccaccagcaacagcagcaacacttCCACCAGCAGTCGCTGCAAGGGCTGCATCAGGGTAGCAGCAATCCGGATTCGAATATGAGCACTGGCTCCTCGCATAGCGAGAAGGATGTCAATGATATGCTGAGTGGCGGTGCAGCAACGCcaggagctgcagcagcagcgattCAACAGCAACATCCCGCCTTTGCGCCCACACTGGGAATGCAGCAaccaccgccgccaccacctCAACACTCCAATAATGGAGGCGAGATGGGCTACTTGTCGGCAGGCACGACCACGACGACGTCGGTGTTAACGGTAGGCAAACCTCGGACGCCAGCggagcggaaacggaagcgaAAAATGCCGCCATGTGCCACTAGTGCGGATGAGGCGGGGAGTGGCGGTGGCTCTGGCGGAGCAGGAGCAACCGTTGTTAACAACAGCAGCCTGAAGGGCAAATCATTGGCCTTTCGTGATATGCCCAAGGTAAACATGAGCCTGAATCTGGGCGATCGTCTGGGAGGATCTGCAGGTAGCGGAGTAGGAGCGGGTGGCGCAGGAAGCGGGGGAGGTGGCGCTGGTTCCGGTTCTGGAAGCGGTGGCGGCAAAAGCGCCCGCCTGATGCTGCCAGTCAACGACAACAAGAAGATCAACGACTATTTCAATAAGCAGCAAACGGGCGTGGGCGTCGGTGTGGTAGGTGGTGCGGGAGGCAATACCGCTGGCCTCCGAGGATCACATACGGGAGGTGGCAGCAAGTCACCCTCAtccgcccagcagcagcaacagcagcagcaaacggCGGCACAGCAGCAGGGAAGCGGTGTTGCGACGGGAGGCAGTGCAGGCGGTTCCGCTGGCAACCAGGTGCAAGTGCAAACGAGCAGCGCTTACGCCCTTTACCCACCAGCTAGTCCCCAAACCCAGACGtcacagcaacagcagcaacagcaaccggGATCAGACTTTCACTATGTCAACTCCAGCAAggcgcagcaacaacagcagcgccAACAGCAACAGACTTCCAATCAAATGGTTCCTCCACACGTGGTCGTTGGCCTTGGTGGTCATCCACTGAGCCTCGCGTCCATTCAGCAGCAGACGCCCTTatcccagcagcaacagcagcaacaacagcagcagcaacagcagcaattgGGACCACCGACCACATCGACGGCCTCCGTCGTGCCAACGCATCCGCATCAACTCGGATCCCTGGGAGTTGTTGGGATGGTCGGTGTGGGTGTTGGCGTGGGCGTTGGAGTAAATGTGGGTGTGGGACCACcactgccaccaccaccgccgatGGCCATGCCGGCGGCCATTATCACTTATAGTAAGGCCACTCAAACGGAGGTGTCGCTGCATGAATTGCAAGAGCGCGAAGCGGAGCACGAATCGGGCAAGGTGAAGCTAGACGAGATGACACGGCTGTCCGATGAACAAAAGTCCCAAATTGTTGGCAACCAGAAGACGATTGACCAGCACAAGTGCCACATAGCCAAGTGTATTGATGTGGTCAAGAAGCTGTTGAAGGAGAAGAGCAGCATCGAGAAGAAGGAGGCGCGACAGAAGTGCATGCAGAATCGCCTAAGGCTCGGACAGTTTGTTACCCAACGAGTGGGCGCCACATTCCAG GAGAACTGGACGGACGGCTATGCGTTCCAGGAGCTGAGTCGGCGGCAAGAAGAAATAACCGCTGAGCGTGAAGAGATAGATCGGCAGAAAAAGCAGCTGATGAAAAAGCGTCCGGCGGAGTCCGGACGCaaacgcaacaacaacagcaaccagaacaaccagcagcagcagcaacagcaacaccagcaacagcagcagcaacaaaattcCAACTCGAACGATTCCACGCAGCTGACGAGCGGAGTTGTTACCGGTCCAGGCAGTGATCGTGTGAGCGTAAGCGTCGACAGCGGATTGAGTGGCAATAATGCGGGCGCGATCGGTGGCGGAACCGTTGGTGGTGGCGTTGGAGGTGGTGGTGTTGGAGgcggtggtgtcggtggcggcgGTGGACGTGGACTTTCTCGCAGCAATTCGACGCAGGCCAATCAGGCTCAATTGCTGCACAACGGCGGTGGTGGTTCGGGCGGCAATGTCGGCAACTCGGGCGGCGTTGGCGACCGCTTGTCagatcgaggaggaggaggtggcggCCTCGGCGGAAACGATAGCGGCAGCTGCTCGGACTCGGGCACTTTCCTGAAGCCAGACCCCGTATCGGGTGCCTACACAGCGCAGGAGTACTACGAGTACGATGAGATCCTCAAGTTGCGACAAAATGCCCTCAAAAAGGAGGACGCCGACCTGCAGCTGGAGATGGAGAAGCTGGAGCGGGAGCGCAATCTGCACATCCGAGAGCTCAAGCGGATTCTTAACGAGGATCAG TCCCGCTTCAACAATCATCCCGTGCTGAATGATCGCTATCTTCTGTTGATGCTTCTGGGCAAGGGCGGCTTCTCAGAGGTCCACAAGGCCTTCGACCTGAAGGAGCAACGCTATGTCGCATGTAAGGTGCACCAATTAAACAAGGATTGGAAGGAGGATAAGAAAGCTAATTATATCAA ACACGCTTTGCGGGAATACAACATTCACAAGGCACTGGATCATCCGCGGGTCGTCAAGCTATACGATGTCTTCGAGATCGATGCGAATTCCTTTTGCACAGTGCTCGAATACTGTGATGGACACGATCTGGACTTCTATTTGAAGCAACATAAGACTATACCCGAGCGTGAAGCGCGCTCGATAATAATGCAG GTTGTATCTGCACTCAAGTATCTAAATGAGATTAAGCCTCCAGTTATCCACTACGATCTGAAGCCCGGCAACATTCTGCTTACCGAGGGCAACGTCTGCGGCGAGATTAAGATCACCGACTTCGGTCTGTCAAAGGTGATGGACGACGAGAATTACAATCCCGATCACGGCATGGATCTGACCTCTCAGGGGGCGGGAACCTACTG GTATCTGCCACCCGAGTGCTTTGTCGTGGGCAAAAATCCGCCGAAAATCTCCTCCAAAGTGGACGTGTGGAGTGTGGGTGTTATCTTCTACCAGTGTCTGTACGGCAAAAAGCCCTTCGGTCACAATCAGTCGCAGGCCACGATTCTCGAGGAGAATACGATCCTGAAGGCCACCGAAGTGCAGTTCTCCAACAAGCCAACCGTTTCTAACGAGGCCAAG AGTTTCATTCGGGGATGCTTGGCATATCGCAAGGAGGATCGCATGGATGTGTTCGCACTGGCCAGGCACGAGTACATTCAGCCACCGATACCGAAACATGGACGCGGTTCGCTcaatcagcaacagcaggcgcaacaacagcagcagcaacaacagcaacagcagcagcaacagtcgTCGACGTCACAGGCCAATTCTACAGGCCAGACATCGTTCTCTGCCCACATGTTTGGCAATATGAATCAGTCGAGTTCGTCCTAG
- the LOC117147606 gene encoding uncharacterized protein LOC117147606 isoform X3, whose product MRSKRNTSDLGLLQRTCIVGGKSMSPGAHLQMSPQNTSSLSQHHPHQQQQLQPPQQQQQHFPNHHSAQQQSQQQQQQQEQQNPQQQAQQQQQILPHQHLQHLHKHPHQLQLHQQQQQQLHQQQQQHFHQQSLQGLHQGSSNPDSNMSTGSSHSEKDVNDMLSGGAATPGAAAAAIQQQHPAFAPTLGMQQPPPPPPQHSNNGGEMGYLSAGTTTTTSVLTVGKPRTPAERKRKRKMPPCATSADEAGSGGGSGGAGATVVNNSSLKGKSLAFRDMPKVNMSLNLGDRLGGSAGSGVGAGGAGSGGGGAGSGSGSGGGKSARLMLPVNDNKKINDYFNKQQTGVGVGVVGGAGGNTAGLRGSHTGGGSKSPSSAQQQQQQQQTAAQQQGSGVATGGSAGGSAGNQVQVQTSSAYALYPPASPQTQTSQQQQQQQPGSDFHYVNSSKAQQQQQRQQQQTSNQMVPPHVVVGLGGHPLSLASIQQQTPLSQQQQQQQQQQQQQQLGPPTTSTASVVPTHPHQLGSLGVVGMVGVGVGVGVGVNVGVGPPLPPPPPMAMPAAIITYSKATQTEVSLHELQEREAEHESGKVKLDEMTRLSDEQKSQIVGNQKTIDQHKCHIAKCIDVVKKLLKEKSSIEKKEARQKCMQNRLRLGQFVTQRVGATFQENWTDGYAFQELSRRQEEITAEREEIDRQKKQLMKKRPAESGRKRNNNSNQNNQQQQQQQHQQQQQQQNSNSNDSTQLTSGVVTGPGSDRVSVSVDSGLSGNNAGAIGGGTVGGGVGGGGVGGGGVGGGGGRGLSRSNSTQANQAQLLHNGGGGSGGNVGNSGGVGDRLSDRGGGGGGLGGNDSGSCSDSGTFLKPDPVSGAYTAQEYYEYDEILKLRQNALKKEDADLQLEMEKLERERNLHIRELKRILNEDQSRFNNHPVLNDRYLLLMLLGKGGFSEVHKAFDLKEQRYVACKVHQLNKDWKEDKKANYIKHALREYNIHKALDHPRVVKLYDVFEIDANSFCTVLEYCDGHDLDFYLKQHKTIPEREARSIIMQVVSALKYLNEIKPPVIHYDLKPGNILLTEGNVCGEIKITDFGLSKVMDDENYNPDHGMDLTSQGAGTYWYLPPECFVVGKNPPKISSKVDVWSVGVIFYQCLYGKKPFGHNQSQATILEENTILKATEVQFSNKPTVSNEAKSFIRGCLAYRKEDRMDVFALARHEYIQPPIPKHGRGSLNQQQQAQQQQQQQQQQQQQQSSTSQANSTGQTSFSAHMFGNMNQSSSS is encoded by the exons ATGTCCCCCGGCGCCCATTTGCAGATGTCCCCGCAGAACACTTCGTCCCTAAGTCAACACCATCCACATCAACAGCAACAGTTACAACccccacagcagcaacaacagcattTCCCTAACCATCACAGCGCccagcagcagtcgcagcagcagcagcagcaacaggagcaaCAGAATCCCCAGCAGCAggcgcaacagcagcagcagatacTCCCACATCAACATTTGCAGCACCTGCACAAGCATCCGCATCAGCTGCAActgcatcagcagcagcaacaacaactccaccagcaacagcagcaacacttCCACCAGCAGTCGCTGCAAGGGCTGCATCAGGGTAGCAGCAATCCGGATTCGAATATGAGCACTGGCTCCTCGCATAGCGAGAAGGATGTCAATGATATGCTGAGTGGCGGTGCAGCAACGCcaggagctgcagcagcagcgattCAACAGCAACATCCCGCCTTTGCGCCCACACTGGGAATGCAGCAaccaccgccgccaccacctCAACACTCCAATAATGGAGGCGAGATGGGCTACTTGTCGGCAGGCACGACCACGACGACGTCGGTGTTAACGGTAGGCAAACCTCGGACGCCAGCggagcggaaacggaagcgaAAAATGCCGCCATGTGCCACTAGTGCGGATGAGGCGGGGAGTGGCGGTGGCTCTGGCGGAGCAGGAGCAACCGTTGTTAACAACAGCAGCCTGAAGGGCAAATCATTGGCCTTTCGTGATATGCCCAAGGTAAACATGAGCCTGAATCTGGGCGATCGTCTGGGAGGATCTGCAGGTAGCGGAGTAGGAGCGGGTGGCGCAGGAAGCGGGGGAGGTGGCGCTGGTTCCGGTTCTGGAAGCGGTGGCGGCAAAAGCGCCCGCCTGATGCTGCCAGTCAACGACAACAAGAAGATCAACGACTATTTCAATAAGCAGCAAACGGGCGTGGGCGTCGGTGTGGTAGGTGGTGCGGGAGGCAATACCGCTGGCCTCCGAGGATCACATACGGGAGGTGGCAGCAAGTCACCCTCAtccgcccagcagcagcaacagcagcagcaaacggCGGCACAGCAGCAGGGAAGCGGTGTTGCGACGGGAGGCAGTGCAGGCGGTTCCGCTGGCAACCAGGTGCAAGTGCAAACGAGCAGCGCTTACGCCCTTTACCCACCAGCTAGTCCCCAAACCCAGACGtcacagcaacagcagcaacagcaaccggGATCAGACTTTCACTATGTCAACTCCAGCAAggcgcagcaacaacagcagcgccAACAGCAACAGACTTCCAATCAAATGGTTCCTCCACACGTGGTCGTTGGCCTTGGTGGTCATCCACTGAGCCTCGCGTCCATTCAGCAGCAGACGCCCTTatcccagcagcaacagcagcaacaacagcagcagcaacagcagcaattgGGACCACCGACCACATCGACGGCCTCCGTCGTGCCAACGCATCCGCATCAACTCGGATCCCTGGGAGTTGTTGGGATGGTCGGTGTGGGTGTTGGCGTGGGCGTTGGAGTAAATGTGGGTGTGGGACCACcactgccaccaccaccgccgatGGCCATGCCGGCGGCCATTATCACTTATAGTAAGGCCACTCAAACGGAGGTGTCGCTGCATGAATTGCAAGAGCGCGAAGCGGAGCACGAATCGGGCAAGGTGAAGCTAGACGAGATGACACGGCTGTCCGATGAACAAAAGTCCCAAATTGTTGGCAACCAGAAGACGATTGACCAGCACAAGTGCCACATAGCCAAGTGTATTGATGTGGTCAAGAAGCTGTTGAAGGAGAAGAGCAGCATCGAGAAGAAGGAGGCGCGACAGAAGTGCATGCAGAATCGCCTAAGGCTCGGACAGTTTGTTACCCAACGAGTGGGCGCCACATTCCAG GAGAACTGGACGGACGGCTATGCGTTCCAGGAGCTGAGTCGGCGGCAAGAAGAAATAACCGCTGAGCGTGAAGAGATAGATCGGCAGAAAAAGCAGCTGATGAAAAAGCGTCCGGCGGAGTCCGGACGCaaacgcaacaacaacagcaaccagaacaaccagcagcagcagcaacagcaacaccagcaacagcagcagcaacaaaattcCAACTCGAACGATTCCACGCAGCTGACGAGCGGAGTTGTTACCGGTCCAGGCAGTGATCGTGTGAGCGTAAGCGTCGACAGCGGATTGAGTGGCAATAATGCGGGCGCGATCGGTGGCGGAACCGTTGGTGGTGGCGTTGGAGGTGGTGGTGTTGGAGgcggtggtgtcggtggcggcgGTGGACGTGGACTTTCTCGCAGCAATTCGACGCAGGCCAATCAGGCTCAATTGCTGCACAACGGCGGTGGTGGTTCGGGCGGCAATGTCGGCAACTCGGGCGGCGTTGGCGACCGCTTGTCagatcgaggaggaggaggtggcggCCTCGGCGGAAACGATAGCGGCAGCTGCTCGGACTCGGGCACTTTCCTGAAGCCAGACCCCGTATCGGGTGCCTACACAGCGCAGGAGTACTACGAGTACGATGAGATCCTCAAGTTGCGACAAAATGCCCTCAAAAAGGAGGACGCCGACCTGCAGCTGGAGATGGAGAAGCTGGAGCGGGAGCGCAATCTGCACATCCGAGAGCTCAAGCGGATTCTTAACGAGGATCAG TCCCGCTTCAACAATCATCCCGTGCTGAATGATCGCTATCTTCTGTTGATGCTTCTGGGCAAGGGCGGCTTCTCAGAGGTCCACAAGGCCTTCGACCTGAAGGAGCAACGCTATGTCGCATGTAAGGTGCACCAATTAAACAAGGATTGGAAGGAGGATAAGAAAGCTAATTATATCAA ACACGCTTTGCGGGAATACAACATTCACAAGGCACTGGATCATCCGCGGGTCGTCAAGCTATACGATGTCTTCGAGATCGATGCGAATTCCTTTTGCACAGTGCTCGAATACTGTGATGGACACGATCTGGACTTCTATTTGAAGCAACATAAGACTATACCCGAGCGTGAAGCGCGCTCGATAATAATGCAG GTTGTATCTGCACTCAAGTATCTAAATGAGATTAAGCCTCCAGTTATCCACTACGATCTGAAGCCCGGCAACATTCTGCTTACCGAGGGCAACGTCTGCGGCGAGATTAAGATCACCGACTTCGGTCTGTCAAAGGTGATGGACGACGAGAATTACAATCCCGATCACGGCATGGATCTGACCTCTCAGGGGGCGGGAACCTACTG GTATCTGCCACCCGAGTGCTTTGTCGTGGGCAAAAATCCGCCGAAAATCTCCTCCAAAGTGGACGTGTGGAGTGTGGGTGTTATCTTCTACCAGTGTCTGTACGGCAAAAAGCCCTTCGGTCACAATCAGTCGCAGGCCACGATTCTCGAGGAGAATACGATCCTGAAGGCCACCGAAGTGCAGTTCTCCAACAAGCCAACCGTTTCTAACGAGGCCAAG AGTTTCATTCGGGGATGCTTGGCATATCGCAAGGAGGATCGCATGGATGTGTTCGCACTGGCCAGGCACGAGTACATTCAGCCACCGATACCGAAACATGGACGCGGTTCGCTcaatcagcaacagcaggcgcaacaacagcagcagcaacaacagcaacagcagcagcaacagtcgTCGACGTCACAGGCCAATTCTACAGGCCAGACATCGTTCTCTGCCCACATGTTTGGCAATATGAATCAGTCGAGTTCGTCCTAG